Sequence from the Nocardioides exalbidus genome:
GCCGAGTCGGAGACGGACGTCTACTTCCCGTCGCTCTCCTCGCGCACCCTCGCCTACAAGGGCATGCTCACCACCGACCAGCTCGACCAGGTCTTCCCCGACCTGACCGACGAGCGCGTCGCGTCCGCGATGGCCGTCGTGCACTCGCGCTTCTCCACCAACACGTTCCCGAGCTGGCCGCTGGCGCACCCGTTCAGGTTCATCGCGCACAACGGCGAGATCAACACCGTGATGGGCAACCGCAACTGGATGCGGGCCCGTGAGGCTCTCCTCGAGAGCGACCTGATCCCCGGCGACCTCGAGCGGCTCTTCCCGATCTGCACGCCCGAGGCGTCGGACTCGGCGTCGTTCGACGAGGTCCTCGAGCTGCTCCACCTCGGTGGTCGCTCCCTGCCGCACGCCGTGCTGATGATGATCCCGGAGGCGTGGGAGAACCACGCCGAGATGGACGACAAGCGCCGTGCGTTCTACGAGTTCCACTCGATGCTGATGGAGCCGTGGGACGGCCCCGCCTGCGTCGTGTTCACCGACGGCACCCAGATCGGCGCGGTCCTCGACCGCAACGGCCTGCGCCCGTCGCGCTACTGGGTGACCGACGACGGCCTCGTCGTGCTGGCCTCCGAGGTCGGCGTCCTCGACCTCGACCCCGCCACCGTCGTGCGCAAGGGCCGGCTCCAGCCGGGCCGCATGTTCCTCGTCGACACCGAGGAGCACCGCATCATCGAGGACGAGGAGATCAAGGGCCAGCTCGCCGCCGAGCAGCCCTACGACGAGTGGCTGCACGCCGGCCAGCTCCACCTCGACGACATCGACGACCTCGAGCACATCGTGCACACGCACGCCTCGGTCACCCGTCGCCAGCAGATCTTCGGCTACACCGAGGAGGAGCTGCGCGTCCTGCTGAGCCCGATGGCCAACACCGGTGGCGAGGCGCTCGGCTCGATGGGCACCGACACCCCGATCGCCGCGCTGAGCGACAAGCCGCGGCTGCTGTTCGACTACTTCGCCCAGCTGTTCGCCCAGGTGACGAACCCGCCGCTCGACGCGATCCGCGAGGAGCTCGTCACCTCGCTCAGCGGCTCGATCGGTCCGGAGGCCAACCTCCTGGCCCCGAGCCCGGCCTCGTGCCGCCAGATCGTGCTGCCGTTCCCGGTCTTCTCCAACGACGACCTGGCCAAGATCCGGCACATCAACCGCAACGGCGACATGCCGGGCTTCCAGGTCCACATCGTCCGCGGCCTCTACGAGGTCGACGGGGGAGGGGAGGCGCTGGCCGCCAGGCTCGACGAGCTCAGCGCCGAGGTCTCCGCGGCCATCGCCGACGGTGCGCGCATCATCGTGCTGTCCGACCGGCACGCCACCGCCGAACTGGCACCGATCCCGTCGCTGCTGCTCACCGGCGCGATCCACCACCACCTCGTCCGCGAGAAGACCCGCACCCAGGTGGGCCTGCTCGTCGAGGCCGGCGACGTCCGCGAGGTGCACCACGTGGCGCTGCTCGTCGGCTACGGCGCGGCCGCGGTCAACCCCTACCTCGCCATGGAGTCGGTCGAGGACCTCGCCCGCGAGGGCTACTACGTCAAGGTGGAGCCCGAGAAGGCCGTCGCGAACCTCATCAAGGCGCTCGGCAAGGGCGTGCTCAAGGTGATGTCGAAGATGGGCGTCTCCACGGTCGCCTCCTACACCGGCGCGAAGATCTTCGAGGCCGTCGGCCTCTCGCAGTCGGTGATGGACCGCTACTTCACCGGTACGACGTCCAAGCTCGGCGGCATCGAGCTCGGGACGATCGCCGAGGAGGTCGCGCGCCGGCACGCGACGGCGTACCCCCGCGGCGGCATCTCGCCGGCGCACCGCGAGCTCAACACCGGCGGTGAGTACCAGTGGCGTCGCGAGGGCGAGCCGCACCTGTTCGACCCCGAGACGGTCTTCCGGCTGCAGCACGCCACCCGCAGCGGCAGCTACGACGTCTTCAAGCAGTACACCGACCGGGTCAACCAGCAGTCCGAGCGGCTGATGACCCTGCGCGGCCTGTTCACCTTCAAGGACGGCAGCGGGTCGGGGCGCGAGCCCATCGACATCGACGAGGTCGAGCCGGTCTCGGAGATCGTCAAGCGCTTCTCGACCGGTGCGATGTCCTACGGCTCGATCAGCCAGGAGGCGCACGAGACCCTCGCGATCGCGATGAACCGGCTGGGTGCGAAGTCCAACACCGGCGAGGGCGGCGAGGACCCCGACCGCCTCTACGACCCCGAGCGCCGCTCGTCGATCAAGCAGGTCGCCTCGGGCCGGTTCGGCGTGACGTCGGAGTACCTCACCAACGCCGACGACATCCAGATCAAGATGGCGCAGGGCGCCAAGCCCGGCGAGGGCGGCCAGCTGCCCGGCCACAAGGTCTACCCGTGGGTGGCCAAGACCCGGCACTCCACGCCGGGCGTCGGCCTGATCAGCCCGCCGCCGCACCACGACATCTACTCGATCGAGGACCTGGCGCAGCTGATCCACGACCTCAAGAACGCCAACCCCTCGGCACGCGTCCACGTGAAGCTCGTGTCCGAGGTCGGCATCGGCACGGTCGCGGCAGGTGTCTCCAAGGCGCACGCCGACGTCGTGCTGGTCTCCGGCCACGACGGCGGCACCGGCGCCTCGCCGCTCACCTCGCTCAAGCACGCCGGCGGTCCGTGGGAGCTCGGCCTGGCCGAGACCCAGCAGACCCTGCTGCTCAACGGGCTGCGCGACCGGATCGTCGTGCAGGCCGACGGCCAGCTGAAGACCGGTCGCGACGTCATCATCGCGGCGCTGCTCGGCGCCGAGGAGTTCGGCTTCGCCACCGCTCCGCTCGTCGTCAGCGGCTGCATCATGATGCGGGTCTGCCACCTCGACACCTGCCCCGTGGGCGTCGCCACGCAGAACCCCGTCCTGCGCGAGCGCTTCAGCGGCCAGGCCGACTACGTCGTGAACTTCTTCGAGTTCATCGCGCAGGAGGTGCGCGAGCTGCTCGCCCAGCTGGGCTTCCGCAGCATCGCCGAGGCGGTCGGCCAGGTCGGCACGCTGGACGTCGCCCAGGCGGTCGACCACTGGAAGGCCGCGGGCCTCGACCTCGCGCCGATCCTCCACCAGGCCTCGCGCCACGGTGAGTTCGGCCAGTTCGAGGACCAGGACCTGCGCAACACCAAGGGCCAGGACCACGGCCTCGACAAGGCGCTCGACAACGAGCTCATCGCCATCGCCGCTCCGGCGCTGGAGTCCGGTGAGCCGGTGCGCGCGCAGGTCGCGATCCGCAACGTCAACCGCACCGTCGGCACGATGCTCGGACACGAGGTGACCAAGCGCTACCGCGGCGAGGGCCTGCCCGACGGCACGATCGACATCACCCTCACCGGCTCGGCCGGCCAGTCGTTCGGCGCCTTCGTTCCCCGCGGCGTGACGCTGCGCCTCGAGGGCGACGCCAACGACTACGTCGGCAAGGGA
This genomic interval carries:
- the gltB gene encoding glutamate synthase large subunit; translation: MHAFPPSQGLYDPRHEKDACGVAMVATLTGEASHDIVAKALTALRNLDHRGAAGAEVNSGDGAGILLQVPDAFLRDVVDFELPTARAYAVGTAFLPGDADEVAKTRQRIEEIADEEGLTVLGWREVPVDDSTLGATARSVMPTFAQVFVAGKAARVSGMGLERMAFCLRKRAESETDVYFPSLSSRTLAYKGMLTTDQLDQVFPDLTDERVASAMAVVHSRFSTNTFPSWPLAHPFRFIAHNGEINTVMGNRNWMRAREALLESDLIPGDLERLFPICTPEASDSASFDEVLELLHLGGRSLPHAVLMMIPEAWENHAEMDDKRRAFYEFHSMLMEPWDGPACVVFTDGTQIGAVLDRNGLRPSRYWVTDDGLVVLASEVGVLDLDPATVVRKGRLQPGRMFLVDTEEHRIIEDEEIKGQLAAEQPYDEWLHAGQLHLDDIDDLEHIVHTHASVTRRQQIFGYTEEELRVLLSPMANTGGEALGSMGTDTPIAALSDKPRLLFDYFAQLFAQVTNPPLDAIREELVTSLSGSIGPEANLLAPSPASCRQIVLPFPVFSNDDLAKIRHINRNGDMPGFQVHIVRGLYEVDGGGEALAARLDELSAEVSAAIADGARIIVLSDRHATAELAPIPSLLLTGAIHHHLVREKTRTQVGLLVEAGDVREVHHVALLVGYGAAAVNPYLAMESVEDLAREGYYVKVEPEKAVANLIKALGKGVLKVMSKMGVSTVASYTGAKIFEAVGLSQSVMDRYFTGTTSKLGGIELGTIAEEVARRHATAYPRGGISPAHRELNTGGEYQWRREGEPHLFDPETVFRLQHATRSGSYDVFKQYTDRVNQQSERLMTLRGLFTFKDGSGSGREPIDIDEVEPVSEIVKRFSTGAMSYGSISQEAHETLAIAMNRLGAKSNTGEGGEDPDRLYDPERRSSIKQVASGRFGVTSEYLTNADDIQIKMAQGAKPGEGGQLPGHKVYPWVAKTRHSTPGVGLISPPPHHDIYSIEDLAQLIHDLKNANPSARVHVKLVSEVGIGTVAAGVSKAHADVVLVSGHDGGTGASPLTSLKHAGGPWELGLAETQQTLLLNGLRDRIVVQADGQLKTGRDVIIAALLGAEEFGFATAPLVVSGCIMMRVCHLDTCPVGVATQNPVLRERFSGQADYVVNFFEFIAQEVRELLAQLGFRSIAEAVGQVGTLDVAQAVDHWKAAGLDLAPILHQASRHGEFGQFEDQDLRNTKGQDHGLDKALDNELIAIAAPALESGEPVRAQVAIRNVNRTVGTMLGHEVTKRYRGEGLPDGTIDITLTGSAGQSFGAFVPRGVTLRLEGDANDYVGKGLSGGRLVVRPDRAATFDASEQVIGGNTVGYGATSGQIFLSGRVGERFCVRNSGASAVVEGVGDHGCEYMTGGVVVVLGPTGRNFAAGMSGGYAFVLDLDEARVNPELVELAPVTGKAADELKTLVEAHAEETGSAVATALLADWDNSLARFTEVMPGDFKRVLEAREEALSEGLDEDQANARIMEVLHG